A segment of the Leptolyngbya sp. NIES-3755 genome:
GCCTCCAAAAGAGGAATTGTTGCTCATAGATTAGGCGATCATCCTCACAAAAGAGGAACGATTGACCACAAATCAGGCGATCGCTTTCAAAAATCAGGAACTCTTGCCCACAAATCAGGCAATGATGCCCCAAAACTGTTGATTGCCCGCCCCAATCAGACCAAACTTTCATTCAGAGGAGGGTTTGAAAGCAGATCATAGAGAAGCGCGATCGCTGCATTATCTAGTTCTCCTTTCCCCTGAGCAATCAGCGAATCCATTAACACTGTTACTTGACTACTTCCCAGTAAAGGCACTCCCACTTCTCGCCCAGTCTGCAACACAATATTCATATCCTTCCGATGCAAATCGACCTTGAATCCAGGCTGAAACGTTCCGTCTAAAATTCGCTGTCCGTGAACTTCTAGAACTCGACTTTGAGCGAATCCACCGAGCAAAGCATCTCGAACTTTTGCTGGATCAACGCCTGATTTTTTTGCCAGTGTGAGTGCTTCTGCAACGGCTTGAACGGTCATTGCGACAACGATTTGATTGCAGGCTTTCGTGACTTGTCCGGCTCCTGCTTCTCCGATGTGGACGATGTTTTTTCCCATCGCTTGCAAGACGGGTAATGCTCGATCGAAGGCTGACTTTTCTCCGCCTACCATAATTGAAAGCGTTCCTTGCTGTGCCCCAATGTCACCACCGGAAACGGGAGCATCAAGCGATTGAATATCGTGTTTCTGAAGTTCTGAGTAGATTTTTTTGGATGTAGCAGGCGCGATCGTAGACATATCGATCAACAACATTCCCGATCGCGCTCCTGATAAAACGCCATTCTCGCCTAATACAACCGACTCCACATCGGGAGAATCGGGAAGGCAAGTAATCACGACATCGGATTGTTCAGCGACTTGTTTTGGAGAGGTTGCGGGGATTGCACCTTGAGTGGCGAGTTCGTCGATCGCAGTTGTCGATCGGTTAAACACGGTCACGCTATATCCAGCTTTTAACAAATTCTGCACCATTGGTTTCCCCATGATGCCAAGTCCGATGAATCCGATGCGTTCCATGTTGTTAGATATGTTGGTTTAAGCGATCGTAAACGGTTGCGAGAGCGGTTTCATCTCCAACATTTCCAGGAAATAGAACGACTGGCAAATTTGGGAATTGAGGATGATCTTCTGCGGTTCTGACCATCGAAACACCAGCTAAAACTTGCCCTAACAGTCGAGCCGTTCTCAGCGCTAATCCTTTGCTCAATGTGTCGTTTGAAGTGATGCCACCTTTACTGATTAGAAAACCAATATCGGATGGGAGACCCCGCAGAACGTCCATTAACAGTGTTGAGACCGACTCACCAAAATCCAAACGAGTTTGAGCATCGTCAAACGTTAACTCTTTGCGACTGGTGTAGACGACAGGTGTTTTTCCAGCATTGTGAATTTCGTTGATTTTGTCGATCGTATCTTTCAATAGTTCATCATGAGCCGCATCTGATCCGACCAATTGCGCGACCTCAATTTCAACGCCAACCGTTCCTGGAGCTTCAAGCAATTTCTGTAATTGTTCAGTCGTTTTCTTCACATGAGAACCGACGATCACGGCTCCGGGTTTACCTTCTCGCACATATCGCGCCATTTCTGCTTGTGCGATCGGCTGCGCTCCTAAGTTCGCCAGTGAAGTTAATAGACTTGCAGCACTTCTAAATAAAAAGCGTTTCCCTTCAGATGCCACTGTTAATACATCAGAAGCAAATCGATCCATGTCTGCTTGTGTTTCTGAATCGACGACACAGCATTGGTTATCGTGTAAGTTTTCTAATCTGGATTGAATGCTCGATCGTATATCCGACAGCAAAAATCGCTCAACTTGATCTGCTCGAATTCGACCTTGTGTTTTCTCTTCAACGTAATCCGGTAAATAGCTATGCCGATAGCCAAACACAGAATCCTTTGCGAATTCAGTTTCATGAACCGGAGTATCAACCCCGTTGACTTTCAAATAGTGAATGCTGTCACGAGTTGTGCGTCCACCTTCAAAAAATGCAGGAACGAGAAAGTGAGCATCAAACGAACCGAGTTCTTCCGCGATCGCATCCGTCTCGATCGGGTAATGTCCTCTCAAAGTCGAATCCGATCGACTCACCACTAGGAAATCTTGAATCGATTCTTGGGCGATCGCTTCTTTCAAATTGCGGCAAACTTCCTGAGTTACGGATTTCGCAGCTTCGGGAGTCATTGCTCTCGTATTGGTCAGCACAAAGAAAATCGGTGCTCGATCACGCAATCCAATTCTCAAAGTTTCGACATCCCACTGCATGAGAAGCAGACAACTATGAACCGTTTGCGACCCGGTTGGATCATCATCAAGCACAATGATTTTCGGTTGCATTGTTCCTGCCTCTCAGCGCGTTATATCGCTCAATCTACCAGGAAACGGTGATCGAGAACGATACGAGATTATCGCTGTAGCTGTCTAAGCGCGTTGATAGCATTTTGACGCAATCTAGAATTGTTTGAGTTGCGAGTCAAATCGATCGTCTTTTGATAGTCCGCGATCGCATTCGTTCGATCGCCCATTGCGGCTCTCACTCGCGCCCGATTGTAGTAAGCGATCGGATCATTGGCATTGATTTTCAAAACCTGGTTGTAATCATTGATCGCGCCTTGCCTATCTCCTAGATCAAAGCGAATATTGCCACGATTTCCGTAAGCTCCAATGTATTCGGGATCAAGTTCAATGGCTTTGGTGAAATCCGCGATCGCGCCTTTCTTGTCGCCTGTTGCCGATCGATCAATGCCACGATTGTAGTAAGCATCTGCATAATCAGGTTTCAGTTTGATTGCTTGCGTGTAGTCTGCGATCGCACCTTTTTTGTCTCCCAACTCTGATCGCGCATCACCTCGATTTAGATAAGCCAGCGGATCATTCGGATTCAACTTCAAAACCTGGTTGTAATCTGCGATCGCGCCCCGATAATCGCCCAGTCTCGATTTTGAATTGCCACGATTTCCATAAGCTGCAATAAAATCTGGCTTCAATCGAATTGCTTGAGTGTAATCTGCGATCGCGCCCCGATAGTCGCCTTTTTGCTGTTTTGCATACGCTCGATCGAACAACTCACTTGGACTCAGTTGAGCGACCGTAATTGGAGAACTGGCTGCAATTGTTGGAAAGGAAGGAGCGATTGCGATTACCCCGATCGCGAAGATAAATGGAATGGATTTTCTGAGAGTCATCAGTTCTAAGAATGTAATTTGTGCACAGCCTAACTCACGAACTTTGAAATCCTATTGAGTAGGTTTTCCTAATCGCAAAAAATCCCCAGCCTTCGAGAGACCAGGGATTTGAAAAACAAAAAGAATTCAATTACTTGCGAATATCTTTCGCCATCTTGCGGAACATATCCATGTCCGATGACGCTTTTCGACGCTGAGCCGCAGCATTCTCGATCGGAGTCGTCGATTCTGATTCAGACTTTGGAGCTACGATTTCGACTTTTGCCTGACCTGGAACCACTCGACCCATTGCCGAAAGCTCTTGGATGTATTCCCTTGCTTCTGGATTGTCCACAGTTTTCGGGAATGTGCGGCGAGTTTTCTTGGAAGCTTTCATATATTCCAAGTTGCCATAGGTTTGGGCATCAGTCGCATCTAGAAAGAAAGCAGAATTTTCCTTGGGAGGACGAGCGGCTTTCTCTTTCTTCGGGCGCTCCACTTTCTCTTGCTTCGGAGGTTCTACAGAAGCGGGCTTGGTTGCCTCATCGGTTGATTTCGATTTTGAAAATAGTCCTCGGATGAATCCGGTCATAAGTCTCCTAACCGCAATGCGTCGCATTAATCTTAATAATATTAAATTTTATCAAATTTATGAGTCCTATAGTGTTGTTTTTATTGCACTTTTGATTGTTAGAAAAAGTTGAGAATTTCTGCTCTCACAAAGAAAGTTCGTCACAATAAAACTAGAGCGGAATTCTCATCAAGCTCAACAAAACTTAGGATTCGCTACAAATCTGCCCTTCCTTCGATCGAATGATATCCAGAGACCGACGTTTTCTGGAATCGCCCTTCATACAGTTGAAGTTATTAATACAAAGCCTTGTTGATCGACCCGCTCCGCTTACTCATCTGCTGGAGGATACTTTTATGTTTGCAAAAGTTGGAATCACCCTTGCTTGTCTCGCTACCGTTTCGCTGGCAACTCCGATTCGCGCCCAAAACCCGCAGCATGTTCAACGACTTCTCACCACGGGCGAATGTTCCGGGTGCAATCTCGCAGGTGCAAACTTAAAGGAGATTCATGTCTTGGGGGCTGACCTGCGGAATGCAAATCTCGAAGGCGCAAATCTCACAGGTGCAAATTTAGAAGGTGCGGATTTAACGGGCGCGAATCTGAAGAACGCCAATCTCACGGCAGCTTACCTGACTAATGCAACGCTCGATCAGGCAAATCTGACAAACGCAAATCTGTCTGCCGCTAGTTTGATTAATGCTCAAACTTTGGGTGCAATTCTAGATGGCGTTAACATCCAGAATGCAGAAGTATACGGCAGTGGAGTTGCTGCGGGTGGCGAAGATCGTTAACCGCCCCAAACGCGATCGAGAACCATCTGCGGTGTAATGTCTACCATTTTTCCGGTAGGCGATTTGATCGCTGTGACTCGATCGCTCTTCGGTAACAGTTTCTCTGGATCAGTTGCACCAAAGAGTGCCAGTGTGAATGTTTGAGCCGCGATCGCAATGTGCATCGGTGCGCTATCAGTACAAATCATCAAACTTGCACCTGCAATCATTGAAACTAACTGCCCAATATTTTCGGGTGAAGTTACTTTAGTTCCAGGACACAAGGCAGCAATTTGAGACACGATCGCAGAATCTTCTTCGCCTCGAATTAGTACGATCGGTAAATCTGGCTGCTTCTGCTGAAAGTCCTGGATGATCTTCTGCCAATTTTCTGCGGGATAAATCTTATCGACTCCTTTGCGTTGAGAGAGTTGACTCGCGCCTGGATGAATCAGAACATAGCGACCATCTTGCAGTCCGAGCCGTTTCCGTTCCGCGTCTGACCATTCGAGATCCTTAGCTGGAACACTAATTGCAACTTCGGAAAGGGGTCGATCAATCCCCAATCCTTTCAGCAAGTCGTGATACATTGCTGCTGCGTATTGATCAGGATTCAGCGGAACTGTTTTGGTAAAGAAGCCTTCACCCGATGCACCGCTGCCATACCCAATGCGAGTTGAAATCCCGCTGAGCCAGAGGAGAAAGCCGATTCCCCGGCGTTGACCGAGTGAAAGGGCAATATCATATTCTCGATCGCGCAAAATTCCGAGCAAATTACTCCAATCAGACAAGCTGTTTCTACTCTTGAAATCAAACAAAATCGTATCATTCACCGATTTAGAAATCCGGTACGCGCCCTTTGCTCTAGGTTCAACGACTACATCGATTTGAGCATCGGGATAGGTCGCTTTTAGATCATCTAGGGTCGGAAAAAATAAGATTTGATCGCCGATTCCACCTGGAACGAGGGCAAGGATTCTCATAGGACTTAAACATTACGACGCTGCAATTCCGCCCTTATTTTAGAGGAAGAAATCCGCCAAAGAAACTGCGGAATGATGATTAATTCTGTTCGATCGACGAATTTTGAGCAAAAACAAAGAAAAAACCCTCAGTAGAGAGATTCTACCGAGGGCAATTTAGCTCAAATTGTCTTCTAGCTGACTGCGGTTGCAGAGAGCACAGATTCTTTCAACAGAGCCGCCTTATCGGTTTGTTCCCAAGGCAGTTCCAGATCGGGACGACCAAAGTGACCATAAGCCGCCACGTCTTGATAGAAGCGACCGCCACGATCGCCTGGAAGCGTCCGCAAACCGAAGGTCTGGATAATTCCCGCTGGACGCAGTTCAAAATGTTTCTGCACTAATTCCAACAGAATGTCATCGCTGACTTTTCCAGTGCCGAAGGTTTCGATCATGATGCTCACCGGACGAGCAACACCGATCGCATAACTCAGTTGAACTTCGCACTTGTCCGCCAAACCTGCTGCGACAATGTTCTTCGCGGCGTATCTTGCGGCATAGGCAGCACTTCGATCGACTTTTGTGG
Coding sequences within it:
- a CDS encoding pentapeptide repeat-containing protein (similar to AA sequence:cyanobase_aa:LBDG_42430); the protein is MFAKVGITLACLATVSLATPIRAQNPQHVQRLLTTGECSGCNLAGANLKEIHVLGADLRNANLEGANLTGANLEGADLTGANLKNANLTAAYLTNATLDQANLTNANLSAASLINAQTLGAILDGVNIQNAEVYGSGVAAGGEDR
- a CDS encoding hypothetical protein (similar to AA sequence:cyanobase_aa:LBDG_42420), which translates into the protein MTGFIRGLFSKSKSTDEATKPASVEPPKQEKVERPKKEKAARPPKENSAFFLDATDAQTYGNLEYMKASKKTRRTFPKTVDNPEAREYIQELSAMGRVVPGQAKVEIVAPKSESESTTPIENAAAQRRKASSDMDMFRKMAKDIRK
- a CDS encoding 2-hydroxy-3-oxopropionate reductase (similar to AA sequence:cyanobase_aa:LBDG_06810) translates to MERIGFIGLGIMGKPMVQNLLKAGYSVTVFNRSTTAIDELATQGAIPATSPKQVAEQSDVVITCLPDSPDVESVVLGENGVLSGARSGMLLIDMSTIAPATSKKIYSELQKHDIQSLDAPVSGGDIGAQQGTLSIMVGGEKSAFDRALPVLQAMGKNIVHIGEAGAGQVTKACNQIVVAMTVQAVAEALTLAKKSGVDPAKVRDALLGGFAQSRVLEVHGQRILDGTFQPGFKVDLHRKDMNIVLQTGREVGVPLLGSSQVTVLMDSLIAQGKGELDNAAIALLYDLLSNPPLNESLV
- a CDS encoding hypothetical protein (hypothetical protein CRC_02125;~similar to AA sequence:cyanobase_aa:LBDG_08640) — protein: MTLRKSIPFIFAIGVIAIAPSFPTIAASSPITVAQLSPSELFDRAYAKQQKGDYRGAIADYTQAIRLKPDFIAAYGNRGNSKSRLGDYRGAIADYNQVLKLNPNDPLAYLNRGDARSELGDKKGAIADYTQAIKLKPDYADAYYNRGIDRSATGDKKGAIADFTKAIELDPEYIGAYGNRGNIRFDLGDRQGAINDYNQVLKINANDPIAYYNRARVRAAMGDRTNAIADYQKTIDLTRNSNNSRLRQNAINALRQLQR
- a CDS encoding Hrp-dependent type III effector protein (similar to AA sequence:cyanobase_aa:LBDG_42410), which encodes MQPKIIVLDDDPTGSQTVHSCLLLMQWDVETLRIGLRDRAPIFFVLTNTRAMTPEAAKSVTQEVCRNLKEAIAQESIQDFLVVSRSDSTLRGHYPIETDAIAEELGSFDAHFLVPAFFEGGRTTRDSIHYLKVNGVDTPVHETEFAKDSVFGYRHSYLPDYVEEKTQGRIRADQVERFLLSDIRSSIQSRLENLHDNQCCVVDSETQADMDRFASDVLTVASEGKRFLFRSAASLLTSLANLGAQPIAQAEMARYVREGKPGAVIVGSHVKKTTEQLQKLLEAPGTVGVEIEVAQLVGSDAAHDELLKDTIDKINEIHNAGKTPVVYTSRKELTFDDAQTRLDFGESVSTLLMDVLRGLPSDIGFLISKGGITSNDTLSKGLALRTARLLGQVLAGVSMVRTAEDHPQFPNLPVVLFPGNVGDETALATVYDRLNQHI
- a CDS encoding glycosyl transferase family 9 (similar to AA sequence:cyanobase_aa:LBDG_42440), with translation MRILALVPGGIGDQILFFPTLDDLKATYPDAQIDVVVEPRAKGAYRISKSVNDTILFDFKSRNSLSDWSNLLGILRDREYDIALSLGQRRGIGFLLWLSGISTRIGYGSGASGEGFFTKTVPLNPDQYAAAMYHDLLKGLGIDRPLSEVAISVPAKDLEWSDAERKRLGLQDGRYVLIHPGASQLSQRKGVDKIYPAENWQKIIQDFQQKQPDLPIVLIRGEEDSAIVSQIAALCPGTKVTSPENIGQLVSMIAGASLMICTDSAPMHIAIAAQTFTLALFGATDPEKLLPKSDRVTAIKSPTGKMVDITPQMVLDRVWGG